The Drosophila biarmipes strain raj3 chromosome X, RU_DBia_V1.1, whole genome shotgun sequence genome includes the window AGTCTCGTCCAAAGGAGCCGAACCCGTGGTGGAGGAGCCATCGAGGATCTCCGGGCTATCGGCCTGCGTAATGGTGAACTCCGGCCGGCTGGCCATCGTCGCCGTGGAGCTGGAACAGTCCACTGGGCCACACACGGTGGCCATCTGGCACTTGACTATGCACTTCTTGTGGCACGACATGGAGCACTCCTGGCACTGCATGGCGTCCTTCAGCCAGATCTTCTTGCCGCAGAAATCGCACTGCGTGGCCCGGTTGAAGTGGGTCCGCACAAAGTCGTGGGCCCTCGGAACGCCAGGCGTCGCACTCGACGAGTCGATGGACGTGGAACTTTCCCCTGGGGTGCTGGCAACCTTGAGGAACGCCGAGTCGTGAGACTGATCCTCCGGTGCCACTCGCTCGCTTCTGCGTAAGCAAAGAGATTAGTTTATTAATTCTATAGAGAGTCTGCAACTTACCTAGTCTGAGGTTGGGACTTGGGGCTGGAGCCACTTTTTAGGGAACCATTGCCCACCGTCAAGTTGGGATTACCCAGCCAGGAGAAACCAAACAGGATGTCGCCAAAGCAGAGATTTGGATTGAAGCCAGACTGATTGGACAGAGGATGCATCTTCCTGTGAAATcagatataataattaaaaagctaTAAGGGTAAATGGAGAGGACCACCTACACAGCCTGCAGCGATGCCGGATTGAGACTGATCTGCTTGAGGCACTGGTTCAGACTGGTTTCGGAGCACTCGACCAGGATCTGACCGATCTGGACGTTGTTGTACCCCAGGAGGACACTCTCGCCGGCTGATTTGCCGAAGACGCAGACGTTGAGGAAGCGACTGGAGTTGTCCAACTGGAAGCTGCACACGTCGTCCATGTGGATGAGTGGGCTGAAGGGGGAGTCGATGGTGGAGTGCTGGTAGAAGTAGTTCACAGGCTCCTCCGTCTCATCCCTGCCTTTCTCCTTGTCCTTAtccttgtccttgtccttATCCCGATCTTTATCTTTATCCTTGTCCTTATCCCGAtccttgtccttgtccttgtcGCCGGCATCTCGACTCATGGTCTTCTTGATGGCCTTGGCTATAAGATTGGACTTCTTGGGCGAGTTGGTGGGTGTGCCGCTCAAGCTTGGCTTCACGACCAGGTGCTTGGGCGGAACTGGTTCAGCCGGTGGTGCAGCTTCGGATTCGCCATCCGCCTTGGGCTGACACAGACTGGGAAGATCGCCGAGATCGTCGTATTTGTCAAAGTCCTCCAGAATGGCATCGTTGCGGATGATCCCCGGAATGATGCGTTCAATCCGCAGACTGAAAACAGTGGCTTGCAGCGTCTTGACCACCTTGGCGATCTGCTGAATGGTGGTCACTGGCCTGCCCTCGATGGCCACCAGGACGTCGCCGGCCTGCAGATTGGACTTGCAGGCGGGTGTATTGGGCAAGACGGACTCGATGCGGACCACCTGGCTGCCGCTCTGCTTGAAGACGATGCCGATCTGCTGGTTCTTCGCCTTGTGGATGAACACGTCCATCGAGATGAGCACGTTCCGGCTGTCCCGCTGATTGGCCTCGATGAAGGGCACCGGGGCCAGGGTGATGGTGCAGTACGTCTCGCTGGCCCCCGGATAGGCCATCAGGCGGGACAGCTCCGCCAGCTTGACGGTGAGCAGTCCATTCGGCTGGATGTCACAGTCGCCGGCATCGGCATCGTCGGCTGTCCAGTGGAAGAAGGGCTTGTAGCGCAGCTTGTAGTTGGGCAACGTGTGTTTCCGGCGCACCGCCTTCCGGATCTGGTTCGAGATCAGGTTGGTTATGTTCGACTGCATCTGGCGGCCCTGGTACTTGGACTCGATGTCCAGAATCAGCTCGGGGTCACCCAGGAAGCTAATTGACCAGTGCGTGTAGGGCTTCCTCGTGAACTGCAGACGCGCCATGCCCGACAGCTGCTTAACTGCAAAGGAAGGTGGATTTAAGGTAGAGCAACGGTCtaaaaaatattcgaaaataaaACTGAGACCGGAAAAGAGCCAAGATACAATTTTCTCAATTTAAAGAATTCACTTTTTCACTGTTTTGAGTGCAAATGCTCTTGAAATAAAGTAAAGAGTACGCTTGAAATGATTTTCCAGGATAAAAGTACTCTCAACTTTGTTTTTAAGACGAAAGTTCTCTTTGTTTTGTGTCTCGAAACGTAATGAGTCTCGGTTTTTTTGAGAAGAAAGAAGTCtcgattttgtttttctacACAAAAATActcttgattttttttcaagGCAAAAGAAGTCTTGATTTAGCTTTTGGGGTAGAAAGTAACCCTGATTTAGTTCTTCATTTCAgacttcattttattttttgagaaaactttctcaatatatatttaaaattcctgATTCTTTTGATATTGTTCCACTTTTGAATCTAGGCATATTTATCTCACTCACCTCTTAGCGTTATGGATCCCTTCTTTCCCAGCACCATGTCCGCGTCTATGGAAGTTGTAAAGTTGCCTATGTAGTTGATGTCCAAGAGGAGATCAAGGTTCTCGATGCGCTGCTCGTCCTTGTCCAACTCCACATTGTGCACCGAAAGGGACCGGATGTCGGGAAACTGGTCACCCAACTCGAGCTCTTTAATCTGGAAACGAAACGGTAAGATTTTAATactttggaaaaaaatatataggaGGCTATTATTCTATAATAAATAAGGTTATTAATCTAGCTTAGATGGAGTAACCCACCGTGAGCTTATCCAGCAGCTTTCCGGTGGTAGTCTTTGTAATCAGTTCGTCCAGCTCGATGGACAGCTTGCGGTAGAACCACTTCCGCACCCGGTTCGAGTTCTTGAACTCGTGGAAGAGGAACTGCATGACGAAGTTAAGCGAGATGAGGGCCGAGGCCctccgtaggctctcctggtgGTTCTCACATCCATTGCCCGCTCCCCCAGCTCCcccagctcctgctgctccccCGCCCAGTCCCGAATTGGACAGCCTTTTCAGGTTCCGTGCCGTCTGCTTGATGTTCTACAATAAAACACACAAAGGAGGGGCGTACATTAGCAATCAGGGGGTCTGCCTGGTATTGACAGGGTACACATTACAAATACTCACCAATGGCAGGGTGTACTTGGCGTTCATCTGCTTCTGCTCCTCGCTCTCATCCGGCAGATTGGAGAACTTGATGAAGATGAGGTACTGCAGCAGGATCATCACCACCCCGCCGATCAGCAGGAAGATCAGGCAGAGCAGTAGTATATTCGAAATGGGTATCTCCATGCTGGCTAAGTGTCCCCCACTCGACGGGGAGTATCTGAATATGTGGGAGAAACGAGAAACCTCCGATTCGCTTGATGGATCCTAGAGGCCAAACACTTTGGGGTCACACTTCTGATGGCAGTCTCTTCAATTGCGCTCCGGATGTGCTTGCATTATATCGCCCAGGTTCAGTAGGATGCCACGCTTATGCCTCCGATTTCGATGCCCCATCCATTTGGGTGGTGCCTCTGCGGATATCGCCAATATGAGGCTGGTTCCAGCTAGCTCTTAGCTGTAAACTCACAATGGTTACAACTGCGGTAGGGGCGACATAAAATCAATATGTATTCGCAGCAGTGGCTGCGCCTTTTTTGGTCATCGACCCTCAGTGCGCATGCTCCCGGATCAGCTGGCAACTGGCAACCTTCCTGGGGGTTGATGCAGAGCCCATCTGGAGACCAGCAATCAGCCGGACCTCTTCGCCCAGCTGGTCCGGCCTGGACGACGGAGAACTCACTGGAACTCACTCTGCAGCAGTCCTCATAATGCCGGGGGTTGCTCATTTCAACAAGGGGGGTTTTAAAGCACTTAAATCGGCCATAAATCATCCATTCTTGTCCGATTTTATTCCACCACtaaaaagtattcaaaaaCTAGGGCATACATAAAGCTAGATATCCCACACTTGTCGTTTTCATTTTACTAGGTCAATGCATATTTCTCTGTATTTTAAACAGGACTTTGTAAGGTTAAAAGTATAAcgttaatttaaaaacctaaTTTAAAACAACTTTAAAAGGCTCATGATTTCCGACATTAGTATATGataatgaaatattattttccaaataaaaCTCGAAATATGCAATTTTTGTGGCATTTTTCTGACATTTATTTTCTCATGTTTTTTATTATGGTATTCCTTTACTTTATGTAAAATAAGAAAgtattaatagttttattaacaAATTTGTTGAAGGCAGGTATTTATGTTATTATAtgtttatgtatgtatatctTGTATATAAATTACGAGTCATCTTTATAATTACATAATTATTAAATGTAGTTTAATTATCTCTAGCGTATCTTAGTAATTATTTTAACTGGTTTACTCACTTAGTATATTAAAttaagatatttatatattaatccTTTcctctttatatatttatgtatatgtattATCATTACATTTTAGCCGTAACAGTTACATTGTTCtaaatttaaactaattttttatcaTTAATTTCCTTTCCTATTCGCATATTATCTCCTCGCTCATCCTACATTTCGGTTgctttgtaaaaaaaagtCAGATCTACTtacaaatatgtattttatattgtttatttttcatgtTACCGTTCACACCAGACagtaaacaaataacaaaatatacaatCGAATCGCAAAGTTCGGGGGTAAATGTgtagtgttttttaaaaaaagtaagcCACCTACGACATGAGACAGGGAACACAGGCAGCGGACCGTTCGGGGTCACCCAATTGGGGTCACCCTTTTGGGGATTGGCTCGGCAGCAGCCTTGTGTGCACTTCATCATGGTTGCGTTTACCCAGCTCGAGAATATAATGAACTTGCACCGAGCCTTCAAGCATGTAGATCTGAATCCAAGTGCGGagtattgaaaaatattcggACCATGCTATCTATGATAGTTCCATGTGAGGGAGGAATGCAAGGATCTGGAAGAACAATCGATTGCAGCACTGTCGTGTTACTATATTATTGTTACTTGGTTTTAAATGGCGGGACGTGGTGGCCGAATTGTTCTTCCCCCAGAAAAAGGTGTTTATGTCGATCCCTGCACTTGGCACCTAACCAACTAACCATATAGGTATGTGGGAATGTACAAGTAGGAGTAGAGTGGGTCAGAGGGCCTAATCGAAGGACGAAGCGAAGGTCGTGTGCATTCAAAGCGAATCGAATGGAAATGGTCAAGTAGGCCAATAATTAGCTAACTAAATGGTTCCTCTAGAGGCAATGATGGATTGGATAAACATCTAATATCGAAAGGACATTAGTAAACTATCTTCATACTTTGTACTCATTtctattttttggttttgttttcgtttccctttggtttttgtggttttttttttcatttttcttttcttttatttattttttatttatttttattttttagttttggcATCGGGGCAATGATTCAGTAGTAGTAATTGAGCTAATGAGCCCTAAGCTGCCCTTCCAAGAACTCTACTTGTGTGAGGATATCGCTAGTAATAATTCGAATTGGAATGTTTAATGTTCAAGCAAGCAGTGCAAACGAAGGTCAAAAATCGGAGCTTAGCCTAAGACTGAGGACTTGAAACATTCGCCACCTCGGGCAAATTTTTACTGGAAGTAGTCAAAAGTGAACCTCGGAAATTCAACGTGCAACAGCACTCGGTAATGCGCTGTGTGTTTACAATTAATTGGAGTGTGAATTTCTATATCGGCGATTCTTTGGTTTCCCTAAGCGATGGAATTTTTTATTCGAGTCTAGTTATTAACtattgtatatttacctaTGTAGGCGTGTGTATATATCTTGCATGTATGTTTGTCGCCGTCCGTAAATAGTCTGTTATAATTAAAGAAGAATACGCTTCTCGGTTTCCTTTCTCGCACtcgaaatatttttctagCTTTCAGAAAATCGCcatcaaattaaataacaactttaaattaaaaataataacttttaaaaatgattcagttttttaccaagtaaattgtaatatatatttacaatgGTCTTCCTATTTTTAGACCTAACcaaggaaaaaaagaaaactttgagagaaaaataaattctatcTAATTTAGAAAAACAACTTCATAAACtctttataataaatgaatttgtttaataatggCAGAGTTATTGGTTTATTCTAATGGCGAATTCTTTAATTCAATGGCGATTTTGGccattttttaagtgtataTTTTGGTTTATCGCTTCTAGGTTAGTCGTTTTCCCTATTCAGTATTGCTCAGTATATTTTTAGTATCGTACATAGCTGAAGTCAGCCCAGTTAAGTTAGTTTAGAGTTAGTGATTCTCGGTTTACTTCGTTTGCTAAATGTTCTTCTACCTTCGTATGCAATCTACGGCACTAGTCATCGTCATAATCGTAATGGTAAGTTCATTTGCTGTGTAAATTCGCATTACTGCTCAGCTGCTataattatttacttaagttatggattcatttcattaaattacaattattgTGCGCTCTTCGATATCCCGTCGTCCAACATGTACGATTCGTCTATCTATACACATGATGTCTGCATTTTCTCTAGTGAGTTGGAGGGGCTGTGTGCATGCATACtatatacttgtatatttgaatatattaCGTTTGATGTGCCATGAGCTCTGGATTTTTACACATTATTCACATTCTATTCGAGTATGGGGAGCCGGAGGTGTATGCATTATATCTACACATGTTTATGTCGGAGATGCTCGATTGTAAAAACAATGCTTTCGATCTTTAATTATAGATACAAATGGACATCGATTTGTTCAACAGATCGGAAAGTCTGAGTGGAGCTAATTTCAGCATACGAAACACTTTCGAAAATACATTAACAGAAGCATAAACCTTTCTTCGAATCAGGAGTACAGAGAAGAGAACACTTCCCCATGAAGAAATGTGTCCAAGAAGCTTTCGTATAAATTCCTAAAGTctgtacacacacacacatgccatGGGATAATGCTAATTTTACAGATACACACTTGGTCATAATTGAGTTACTTGGTTGTAGTTGGGTCTTGTGTTTGAATTCATTACGTGTTTGTTTTCTGGAGTTCTATAAGtcgacaaacaaaatattcgCTCGggtatacatatacataacggaataataaaaaatcgtAGGGGACTAAAATGCGCTTATTTGTTGCTATTATAGCCAACATTTGCTATCGGGTTCGTTCGGTCGAAGGTATTTATAATAGTTGGTAGTCGTAGGTAAATTTATtacatacaaaaatttgatatctACAATTATCTGGTATCTGGTATGTAcatagaataaataaaatgtcgCATTTAGATACACATAAGTCAGTTACTAACTTTAAATACAAACAAGACAAAAACGCTTGCAGATTACTGATTCCTCGAGCTATGTCCTATATAACTTACAATGTATGCGAGTACctacaatttatatttcctaTGCACTTATACCTAGATCGGATCTGTGTGTGTTCTGCTTGAAGGAGTTCTGCTATCATTGGTTTCATTTTGATGTGCTCTTCGTCTAGGCTTGTCCTTACATTAGAAAAAAAGTACAATACACTTGATCATATTCATATCTAACAATAAGTGTTCTACTTTTATTTCTAGGCAAATAGTAGATCTAATCTGTTTACATATCTCCGTCTCCCTACTCCGGGAACACTCCTTTGGAATAGAATCTAACTCTCACATTCTTTACACCTCGTTTCCGTTTCTGTTTCAGTTTCAATTAAAGTTGCACTTTCAGTGGATCTGGATTATGGATTCTGGATTCTGGACTCTGGAGTCTGGAGTCTGGATTCTGAATTATGGATTCTGGTTCTTGATCCTATACTCCTTAAAGCGTATGATACGAATACTGCGGATAGTGCTGGTGATCCTGCTGCAGTGGTGGCTCGTGTTGTAGATCTGGTGTGGTTAGTTCTGGCTGGTGATAACgatgtgctgctgctgctgctgctgctccatcCTCCACTCTGCCCTCAGCATTATCATCATCTCGTTCGGTATTATAATTAATGTCGTTATCTGAATATATCTTTTTAATAGCTAATGGGGACGTTATTGAAATTGGTACGCTTAATATCATTGCTTCAGTTTTAGTTGTCCTTGGTGTTATTGCAATTGTTCCGGTTCCGGTTTCGCTTTCggttttggtttcttttctCCTTAGATTCATACTTCTGATGTATCCAATATCGGATTGGGGCGATGTTGCTCTGGTTTCGGGCAGTGATGCCATCACCGGGGATTGGGGATATGGCCCCAAACGGCACCACCTGAGCCACTCAAGTCGCCCGTCTTGATGATCCAGCTCCTGCTTCTGTTGCGATTGCGGTTGTCGATTTGGGTTTAATTCCTGTAAGCTTACTCCAGCCAATTTGATATCAGATATAGTTGTTCCTAGTTTCGGTGTCGATACATTCGTGTCACACCTTCGGTGTACGTGTACGTGTACGTGTTGATCACTATGTGGGTGAGGCTGTGGCCGTGGCTGTGGCTTTGGGTGTGCATGTGGATGGGTTTGCTGATGGTCGGGCGGCTGGTATCTGTGTCGTATCGTATCAAAATTGTGATCTAAATTTGGTGCTGACAAAGAGGAGCATATGGCCTGATGCTATACCCAGATCTGATCCTTTCGATTACGCGATCGCAATCAAAGCCTTTGCTAGCACCAGTCCTCCTCATCCGAATCGGAGTGTCGAGGGTTCAGACCGCTCTTTGGCTTAAAACCGTTTAGAACTGGAGATGGCAGTACACGACCTGTTCGGCCCATAGCCAGCGCTTGTTCGAACGACAGCGGTGCTATATATTCCAGTCTGTAAGGGGTAATTACGATAGGCATTATATACTATATGTCATTTGGATTTGGATTCAACAAGTGCTACCCACCTTTCTCTTTCGACCTCCCGCTCGCGATCTCTTTCGCGCTCGTACAACTCCCGCTCCCGATCCCTGTACTCGTAGCGCAGGTCGTACTCGTGCAGCCGATCGCGATCCCTTTCACGATCCCGATCCCTAAGGCGTTCGCGATCCCGCTCGCGTTCCCTACTACTATAGTACATGTCCCTTGGATCCCGCAGCAGGTCGCGGTGGTGTGGCAGCGAGTGAACACTGTGGGGCGTTGAGTGGTGTGTCTATAATGGGGAAaatattgttatattttttttttttaatttttttatttattttttctttaatcttACGTGTGTGGGACTCGCATTCAGCTTGGGAAAATTGATATTGGTTGGCTTGAGCTGTAGCGTTGACGGTTTGCTTGGAGTCGGTGGCAACCGTCTACCGATTCCGGCTCTTCGAGAGGCCAGAGTTGGGTAACTGTGCTGCACATGCGTTACACCTGCGGGAATTGGATACATTACTTCCCTGCGGGCTGAACGGATGTTCTCGTTAAGGGCATAAATCGTTGCAAAAATACTCTGCTGTTATGATACTGAACATAGTGTACCTAAGTAGTTCTTCACTGACATTAACATGGACAATGCTTAAAACATACATACAAATAACTAAAACATAAAATGGACTGGCACATGTTGGGATTAAAGTTTGATATCCGGAATTCGATAGGGTCAGATTAAGTCACTATATATGAAGACAATCAGACAGACATTTTAAACGAAATGTGATTATTTGCTAGGCAAATGTAAGTAAAAGTGCGACTTCAGGATTATTGAAGTTCTCATCTGGCTTAGTTATAGGTATATCATGAAACGTTGTTTTacttaaaattcaataataaGGATTTCATGGGTTTGCCAACGGGAATTTCGAAGTCGCGGAAGTAATTAACATGTCCCAGTCATAACCTATGGTAGTCAACTTTTATGATGTTAAAAACAATTGTGGCTatgcaaaaaatgcattcacaGTATCTACGTTGATAAGCGTGTGCAATTTATTTGAGCACCGTACAGAATTATACAACTATggggtaaaaatatatataacagTAACAAGAGTGCTATATAATGTATTGAGAGAAATATACACAAGTAGTTGGATGATTTGGGGAATGGCCGGTCGGCAGTTAAGTTGTTCATGGCAACATGCATGACTGTTCGATTCGATCTATAGATACCGTATTTATGCAGAAACGAAAAGGATGGATTAAGAATCGGTGCAGAATACTATTGACGCACATTCATAGATAGATTAGATAGATAAAGATATGCACACACGTCTAGATACTGAAACACCCAAAGGCTGCATCCCAAATTATTCCTCTGGTAATTACAATGTAGCTCTGTCGATTTCACCGCCCAAAAGTCGTATACGAAAACAATACTTGAAATATGTGACAGATATTGCCTGTTTATCTTTGGCATAGTGGCTGGACTTAATGGGTGTTAGTTGGAACGAGAAGCAAGCTTAAAATAGAGATTCTTGGTCAGTGTCTTGTCCTGTGCTGATCAGGCTGACAGAGGTCGATttcgaacaaaaaaaaagttctaCGACTATGGCTTACGAACTTCACCTTCTTGGGGGATAGTGGCTGGACTGACAAATGATGTTCACTCATCTCTCCCCTACACAAATGACGCTTCTAACATTGATACCGTTTTCGAAAGTGACCAGTACAAACACTAGGTTTTCTCCTCACTACAGATACAAGTCCGTCGAAACTAGTCTTAACTCTGAATAGATATAAGCTCCTCTTATTAGCAGGTCTTACCATCATATATTTCTAGAAAAAACAGTTCATTTGCCAGAGATTCAGTGTGGTAGTTTAAGAATGAGGATGAATGTCTGTACATGTCAGTACCATACATACGAGATGTGATTATACAATATAGGTGGATTGGATGGTACGAGAATGGCATCTAGagaaatgaaaacaataaacGCTGCTAGTGTAACAAGAGTACGAGTACAAGTACGAATAGTTGAGCACATATTATGGGTTCTTTGGTGTGGTAGATCGCAGATCTGAATGAACTGAGAGCTGTGAGCTGTGGTTGAATGGGATGTATGATAAGTATGGGACTATTCAATTAGTTGGCGCTTATGATTGACTGTTTGATTGATTGACTGGTTTGTTTTTCTGATTTAACGCCTTGGCATGACAATACATGTACATGTTAAGCATGGTTGGCAACTATGTACGAATACGAGTTAGTTACGAGTTACGATTTACGAGTAAGCATGTCTGATCTTTGATGTTTGTAAAAGTTGAAATGGTTGAAGTTGAAATTTGTGTAGAAGAAAATACTAGCATATATAGAAAACAAGTTGagtagttttttgtttaatttgattgATCTTGTTCGACTTTAGATAACAAGTGCTAAGGATGTACCCATATCAATCCCATAACCAAGTCTGTCTCGTTCACGCATCTCCTGAAGTCTAGCGGGACTCGGCGATCGTGATCTTTGACATAGACTGGTTGTCCCATATGTGGGATAAGGCAGTTGAGTGCGTTTACTGCGAGACAAATGACCACCATATCGAGAAGGCGAAGGCGAACGGGCCGGACTTGTCGATGCTGACCATGAACCTATATTGTACatataacaacaataataaaaaagtaataattaAGGATGTCGGGGCACAACATTTTACGTATTTGATTTTAGcaacatatttaatattttatttgttttttgtcttAGATTGCTTTTGAAGAGATAATAAAACCAAAGAAAGACCGACGACTTAaccgaaatgaaaataatattataggaatatattatattgtattaAAAGATTTCGTTAATAGCTATGGAATTGTagacatatatttatatatgtatataactaCGATTCTACAAAATAGATCAAAAATCCTTGGAGCTTCCAAGTCCCTAGTTATGTGTGCCCATTGCAAGCCCTTCCAATACGAATATACATGGGTGTTTGTGGGCAGCATCGGATACAGACAAAGCAATTCAAGGATTTGCATGTTGAAGGTTCCCCAACCATATCAATGGGGCTCACAACAAGCATACACACGCCAAAAACTCAGTTAGTTTAGTTCGTTAAAATGCCGGGTGTCGGCCAATAAATACCTCTTGGATACCGCGGATGACTGTTGCCATGCCTAGGATGACGAGTCTCCTTGACCATCTCTACAACATTAGATACGGTATCGGAGAACCCGATATCATGATGTATGTATTGATGGCCACGCCGTCGAGGACTTGGAGATCTGGCCAGTGGCGAGCCGTTGTGCCTGCAGAAGCAAAGAGTGGGGTTATACCATTTTACCCTTTTTACTGCCCTAAAATATCTTACCTCAAGCTAGGCGATCGCCGGTGGCCATTCATGTACGAATGTCCAGGATGTAGATGGCCAGCATCGGCACCGGTAAGTGATTCTTGCGAGGGATGTCTCGATGCGTCCTGTAGCTCCAGCATCTAGTTTGGAGAATGATTATGGGATGATTTAGTAAGCTTGGCGAATCACCATGAATGCCACCACTCGAAATCAGTCCAAGAAGATTCTGAGCTAAGGTTGGGTTCATTTAAAGGTTCAGGTGGTTGGATTGGGAGCTTTTCCAATTGACCGATTGATCGATTCCAATTGGTTGAGTTACTAGGTTGTGTCAAATTTTGGATTTGGGATTTCTTTAGACCGATTTCTCGTGGATTCATTCACTGCACTGTTCAGCTTCTTTAGGTATGTCtgtgtatttataaattaggaACTATAGATGTCCATTGCCCCGTAA containing:
- the LOC108025925 gene encoding PDZ domain-containing protein 8 isoform X1 → MEIPISNILLLCLIFLLIGGVVMILLQYLIFIKFSNLPDESEEQKQMNAKYTLPLNIKQTARNLKRLSNSGLGGGAAGAGGAGGAGNGCENHQESLRRASALISLNFVMQFLFHEFKNSNRVRKWFYRKLSIELDELITKTTTGKLLDKLTIKELELGDQFPDIRSLSVHNVELDKDEQRIENLDLLLDINYIGNFTTSIDADMVLGKKGSITLRVKQLSGMARLQFTRKPYTHWSISFLGDPELILDIESKYQGRQMQSNITNLISNQIRKAVRRKHTLPNYKLRYKPFFHWTADDADAGDCDIQPNGLLTVKLAELSRLMAYPGASETYCTITLAPVPFIEANQRDSRNVLISMDVFIHKAKNQQIGIVFKQSGSQVVRIESVLPNTPACKSNLQAGDVLVAIEGRPVTTIQQIAKVVKTLQATVFSLRIERIIPGIIRNDAILEDFDKYDDLGDLPSLCQPKADGESEAAPPAEPVPPKHLVVKPSLSGTPTNSPKKSNLIAKAIKKTMSRDAGDKDKDKDRDKDKDKDKDRDKDKDKDKDKEKGRDETEEPVNYFYQHSTIDSPFSPLIHMDDVCSFQLDNSSRFLNVCVFGKSAGESVLLGYNNVQIGQILVECSETSLNQCLKQISLNPASLQAVKMHPLSNQSGFNPNLCFGDILFGFSWLGNPNLTVGNGSLKSGSSPKSQPQTRSERVAPEDQSHDSAFLKVASTPGESSTSIDSSSATPGVPRAHDFVRTHFNRATQCDFCGKKIWLKDAMQCQECSMSCHKKCIVKCQMATVCGPVDCSSSTATMASRPEFTITQADSPEILDGSSTTGSAPLDETSAAASASGATAASGGDQSQIQTPTAAGLDVHRSSLTGMLAQGIKRQASNLDIPGIVSSLTGSGQQMNSKSLPPSPQHTPSRKSSIVEEAAPGLNQNPFESVTQHLEALPLDCPELSFEQVIVITEPIIRHTRNEDLMNLAKSTSKHLYVGFPPDERVAKINELLTKLKVALDAETEGYTQMNDAEKATESSPWKSDRSDERVQALSIIMLYLCTGLQHAQGVVLQ
- the LOC108025925 gene encoding PDZ domain-containing protein 8 isoform X2; amino-acid sequence: MAYPGASETYCTITLAPVPFIEANQRDSRNVLISMDVFIHKAKNQQIGIVFKQSGSQVVRIESVLPNTPACKSNLQAGDVLVAIEGRPVTTIQQIAKVVKTLQATVFSLRIERIIPGIIRNDAILEDFDKYDDLGDLPSLCQPKADGESEAAPPAEPVPPKHLVVKPSLSGTPTNSPKKSNLIAKAIKKTMSRDAGDKDKDKDRDKDKDKDKDRDKDKDKDKDKEKGRDETEEPVNYFYQHSTIDSPFSPLIHMDDVCSFQLDNSSRFLNVCVFGKSAGESVLLGYNNVQIGQILVECSETSLNQCLKQISLNPASLQAVKMHPLSNQSGFNPNLCFGDILFGFSWLGNPNLTVGNGSLKSGSSPKSQPQTRSERVAPEDQSHDSAFLKVASTPGESSTSIDSSSATPGVPRAHDFVRTHFNRATQCDFCGKKIWLKDAMQCQECSMSCHKKCIVKCQMATVCGPVDCSSSTATMASRPEFTITQADSPEILDGSSTTGSAPLDETSAAASASGATAASGGDQSQIQTPTAAGLDVHRSSLTGMLAQGIKRQASNLDIPGIVSSLTGSGQQMNSKSLPPSPQHTPSRKSSIVEEAAPGLNQNPFESVTQHLEALPLDCPELSFEQVIVITEPIIRHTRNEDLMNLAKSTSKHLYVGFPPDERVAKINELLTKLKVALDAETEGYTQMNDAEKATESSPWKSDRSDERVQALSIIMLYLCTGLQHAQGVVLQ